One stretch of Oryzias melastigma strain HK-1 unplaced genomic scaffold, ASM292280v2 sc00305, whole genome shotgun sequence DNA includes these proteins:
- the LOC112139789 gene encoding zinc finger protein 436, whose amino-acid sequence MSSEAQRESFSEHLSAAEETFRVCEGTIVQNEENPELQLHLIVLPQHWVTEEEELCNRQRNFKVEQNDQEPTQTKDELEKTELLQIKKEQEEQEPPQIKEELEEPELLQFKKEEEEQEPPQIKEELEEPELLQFKKEEEEQEPPQIKEELDEQELLQIKEEQEQLCISQDEEQLDLKQETDTLMEIPTYEESENSETDLNDQQGFNGTDSQDEELTSTTEEDTDPQNRDQRKRRDRSHVHNVDNSHMSESLCDSDVRKHFKEAALNKKCKESPKEKSCSSVKSGKGTRIAHSMSLHIRTESDERRHVCEECGKGFDYKSNLSIHMRIHTGEKPFSCKECDRSFSRTYHLKTHMTTHTGEKPFLCKKCDKSFSQLCILNAHMRTHTGEKPFSCKECDKSFSQLSILNTHMRTHTGEKPFSCKECDKRFSQKSNLKTHMRTHTGEKPFSCKDCDKSCSQLSDLKKHMRVHTGEKPFSCKYCDKWFSHICHLKTHMRTHTGEKPFSCNECDKRFRDVSHLKKHMRTHTGENPFSRQKL is encoded by the exons aTGTCTTCAGAAGCTCAGAGAGAGTCTTTCAGCGAGCacctttctgctgctgaagaaacatTCAGagtctgtgaaggaaccatcgtccagaatgAGGAGAACCCCGAGCTTCAACTCCACCTTATAG tcctcccccagcattgGGTGACAGAAGAGGAAGAACTCTGCAACCGGCAGAGGAACTTCAAAGTGGAACAGAATGATCAAGAACCCACACAGACTAAAGATGAACTGGAGAAAACAGAACTTCTACAGATTAAGAAGGAGCAGGAAGAacaagaacctccacagataaaagaggaactggaggaaccAGAACTTCTGCAGTTtaagaaagaggaggaagaacaagaacctccacagattaaagaggaactggaggaaccAGAACTTCTGCAGTTtaagaaagaggaggaagaacaagaacctccacagattaaagaggaactgGATGAACAAGAACTTTTACAGATAAAAGAGGAGCAAGAACaactctgcatcagtcaggatgaagagcaacttgatctgaagcaggagactgataccttgatggagattcctactTATGAGGAGAGTGAGAACAGTGAAACAGATCTAAACGATCAGCAGGGCTTTAATggaactgatagtcaggatgaagaattGACTTCAACTACTGAAGAAGATACAgacccacagaacagagatcagaggaagagaagagacagaagtcatgtccatAATGTGGACAactctcacatgtcagaaagtctgtgtgactctgatgttagaaaacatttcaaggaGGCAGCTTTGAATAAGAAATGCAAAGAATCCCCAAAAGAAAAGAGTTGTTCCTCTGTGAAGTCTGGTAAAGGGACAAGAATTGCACACAGTATGTCTCTCCACATAAGAACTGAGTCTGATGAAAGACGTCATGTCTGTGAGGAATGTGGTAAAGGTTTTGATTATAAATCTAACCTCAGTATTCACATGAGAATCCATActggagaaaagcctttttcttgtaaagaatgtgatagaagttttagtAGAACATATCatcttaaaacacacatgacaacccatacaggagagaagccttttttatgtaagaaatgtgataaaagttttagtcaattATGTATTCTTAAtgcacacatgagaactcatacaggagagaagcctttttcatgtaaggaatgtgataaaagttttagtcaattATCTATTCTCAatacacacatgagaactcatacaggagaaaagcctttttcatgtaaGGAATGTGATAAACGGTTTAGTCAAAAATctaatctcaaaacacacatgagaactcatacaggagaaaagcctttttcgtgCAAAGATTGTGATAAAAGTTGTAGTCAACTATCTgatctcaaaaaacacatgagagttcatacaggagagaagcctttttcttgtaaatattgTGATAAATGGTTTAGTCATATATGTCatctgaaaacacacatgagaactcatacaggagaaaagcctttttcttgtaatgaATGTGATAAACGATTTAGGGATGTATCTcatctcaaaaaacacatgaggactcatacaggagaaaatcCTTTTTCTAGACAAAAATTGTAA